From the genome of Spodoptera frugiperda isolate SF20-4 chromosome 23, AGI-APGP_CSIRO_Sfru_2.0, whole genome shotgun sequence, one region includes:
- the LOC118266866 gene encoding calcium-transporting ATPase sarcoplasmic/endoplasmic reticulum type isoform X1, whose amino-acid sequence MEDAHTKSVDEVLGYFGTDPDKGLSPDQVKRNQDKYGPNELPAEEGKSIWQLVLEQFDDLLVKILLLAAIISFVLALFEEHEDAFSAFVEPFVILLILIANAVVGVWQERNAESAIEALKEYEPEMGKVVRGDKSGVQKIRAKEIVPGDVVEVSVGDKIPADIRLIKIYSTTIRIDQSILTGESVSVIKHTDAIPDPRAVNQDKKNILFSGTNVAAGKARGVVIGTGLNTAIGKIRTEMSETEEIKTPLQQKLDEFGEQLSKVISVICVAVWAINIGHFNDPAHGGSWIKGAVYYFKIAVALAVAAIPEGLPAVITTCLALGTRRMAKKNAIVRSLPSVETLGCTSVICSDKTGTLTTNQMSVSRMFIFEKIEGSDSSFLEFEITGSTYEPIGDVYLKGQKIKAAEFDTLHELGTICVMCNDSAIDFNEFKQAFEKVGEATETALIVLAEKMNPFNVPKTGLDRRSCAIVVRQEIETKWKKEFTLEFSRDRKSMSTYCTPLKPSRLGNGPKLFVKGAPEGVLDRCTHARVGTSKVPLNSTLKNRILDLTRQYGTGRDTLRCLALATADSPLKPEEMDLGDSTKFYTYEVNLTFVGVVGMLDPPRKEVFDSIVRCRAAGIRVIVITGDNKATAEAICRRIGVFTEDEDTTGKSFSGREFDDLPVSEQRAACAKARLFSRVEPAHKSKIVEFLQSMNEISAMTGDGVNDAPALKKAEIGIAMGSGTAVAKSAAEMVLADDNFSSIVAAVEEGRAIYNNMKQFIRYLISSNIGEVVSIFLTAALGLPEALIPVQLLWVNLVTDGLPATALGFNPPDLDIMDKPPRKADEGLISGWLFFRYMAIGGYVGAATVGAASWWFMYSPYGPQMTYWQLTHHLQCLSGGDEFKGIDCKIFTDPHPMTMALSVLVTIEMLNAMNSLSENQSLVTMPPWSNMWLVGSMALSFTLHFVILYVEVLSAVFQVTPLSVDEWVTVMKFSVPVVLLDEVLKFVARKISDGEKRSQLMHWLDGMQWIVVMWAVFFGIIIYGPL is encoded by the exons gCAAAAGTATATGGCAGTTAGTCCTGGAACAATTCGATGAccttttagtaaagattttgcTGTTAGCCGCTATTATTTCATTC GTTTTAGCTTTATTTGAAGAACACGAAGACGCATTCTCCGCCTTCGTAGAGccttttgttattttacttattcTAATCGCTAACGCTGTAGTAGGAGTATGGCAGGAGAGAAATGCCGAATCCGCCATCGAAGCTTTAAAAGAATACGAACCCGAAATGGGTAAAGTAGTCAGAGGAGACAAATCCGGTGTACAGAAAATCCGAGCCAAAGAAATCGTACCCGGTGATGTCGTTGAGGTGTCAGTCGGTGACAAAATCCCCGCTGACATCCGTCTCATTAAGATTTACTCGACCACTATCCGTATTGATCAGTCCATTTTGACCGGAGAGTCTGTCTCCGTCATCAAGCACACTGATGCCATTCCCGACCCCCGCGCCGTCAACCAGGACAAAAAGAACATTCTCTTCTCCGGTACCAATGTCGCCGCTGGCAAAGCCCGTGGTGTGGTCATCGGCACTGGTCTCAACACTGCCATCGGTAAAATCCGTACAGAAATGTCCGAAACTGAGGAGATTAAGACACCCTTGCAGCAAAAACTGGACGAATTCGGTGAGCAGTTGTCTAAAGTCATCTCAGTTATCTGCGTTGCTGTATGGGCCATCAACATCGGTCACTTCAACGACCCCGCTCACGGCGGAAGCTGGATCAAGGGCGCCGTCTACTACTTCAAGATTGCCGTCGCTTTGGCTGTCGCCGCTATCCCCGAAGGTCTGCCCGCTGTCATCACCACTTGTCTCGCTCTCGGTACCAGGCGTATGGCTAAGAAGAACGCTATCGTAAGGTCACTGCCCTCTGTGGAGACCCTTGGTTGCACATCTGTCATCTGCTCAGACAAGACCGGTACTCTAACCACTAACCAGATGTCCGTTTCCCGTATGTTCATCTTTGAGAAGATCGAAGGTAGCGACAGCAGCTTCCTTGAATTCGAAATCACTGGATCCACCTACGAGCCTATTGGCGACGTTTACCTTAAGGGTCAGAAGATCAAGGCTGCTGAGTTCGACACTCTTCACGAATTGGGCACTATTTGCGTTATGTGCAATGACTCCGCTATTGACTTCAACGAATTCAAACAGGCTTTCGAAAAGGTTGGTGAAGCCACTGAGACCGCCCTTATTGTCCTCGCCGAGAAAATGAACCCCTTCAACGTCCCCAAGACTGGACTGGACCGCCGCTCTTGCGCTATTGTTGTTCGCCAAGAAATCGAAACTAAATGGAAGAAAGAGTTCACTCTTGAATTCTCCCGTGACAGGAAATCTATGTCCACTTACTGCACACCTCTTAAGCCTTCTCGTCTTGGCAATGGACCCAAACTGTTCGTTAAGGGTGCACCTGAAGGTGTACTTGATCGTTGCACACACGCACGTGTTGGAACTTCTAAGGTTCCTCTGAACTCTACCCTCAAGAACCGCATTCTGGACCTCACCCGCCAGTACGGTACTGGTCGCGACACACTCCGTTGCTTGGCCCTTGCTACCGCTGACAGCCCACTGAAGCCTGAGGAAATGGATCTCGGAGACTCTACCAAATTCTACACATATGAAGTCAACCTTACATTCGTTGGTGTAGTAGGCATGTTGGACCCCCCACGTAAAGAAGTATTCGACTCCATTGTCCGCTGCCGTGCTGCTGGTATCAGAGTTATCGTCATCACTGGTGACAACAAAGCCACCGCGGAAGCTATTTGCAG GCGTATTGGAGTATTCACTGAAGATGAAGACACCACTGGCAAATCTTTCTCTGGTCGTGAATTCGATGACTTGCCCGTATCTGAGCAGCGCGCTGCCTGTGCCAAGGCTCGCTTGTTCTCCCGTGTAGAGCCCGCCCACAAGTCCAAGATCGTTGAGTTCTTGCAGAGCATGAACGAAATCTCCGCTATG ACTGGTGATGGTGTGAACGACGCCCCCGCTCTTAAGAAGGCTGAAATCGGTATTGCTATGGGATCTGGTACCGCCGTCGCTAAGTCTGCCGCTGAGATGGTGTTGGCCGACGACAACTTCTCTTCCATCGTCGCCGCTGTTGAAGAAG GTCGTGCCATTTACAACAACATGAAGCAGTTCATCCGTTACTTGATCTCCTCCAACATTGGTGAAGTAGTCTCCATCTTCTTGACTGCTGCCCTGGGTCTCCCTGAAGCTCTGATCCCCGTACAACTGTTGTGGGTCAACCTTGTCACTGACGGTCTGCCCGCTACTGCCCTTGGTTTCAACCCACCTGATCTCGACATCATGGACAAACCACCCCGTAAGGCTGATGAGGGTCTGATCTCTGGATGGCTGTTCTTCAG GTACATGGCTATTGGTGGTTACGTCGGTGCTGCTACCGTCGGCGCTGCCTCATGGTGGTTCATGTACTCTCCTTACGGCCCACAAATGACCTACTGGCAACTTACCCACCACTTACAGTGCCTCAGTGGAGGTGATGAGTTCAAG GGCATCGACTGCAAAATCTTCACTGACCCTCACCCTATGACCATGGCCTTGTCCGTATTAGTAACAATTGAAATGTTGAACGCCATGAACAGTTTGTCTGAGAACCAGTCGCTCGTGACCATGCCACCCTGGTCCAACATGTGGCTGGTGGGCTCCATGGCTCTCTCCTTCACCCTTCATTTCGTCATCTTGTACGTCGAGGTGCTGTCG GCCGTGTTCCAAGTGACGCCGCTGTCCGTCGACGAGTGGGTGACGGTGATGAAGTTCTCAGTGCCCGTGGTGCTGCTGGACGAGGTTCTGAAGTTCGTGGCGCGCAAGATCTCCGACGGTGAGAAGCGTTCGCAGCTGATGCACTGGCTGGACGGCATGCAATGGATTGTGGTCATGTGGGCCGTGTTCTTTGGCATCATCATCTACGGCCCCCTATAA
- the LOC118266866 gene encoding calcium-transporting ATPase sarcoplasmic/endoplasmic reticulum type isoform X4, translating to MGQMVSKSIWQLVLEQFDDLLVKILLLAAIISFVLALFEEHEDAFSAFVEPFVILLILIANAVVGVWQERNAESAIEALKEYEPEMGKVVRGDKSGVQKIRAKEIVPGDVVEVSVGDKIPADIRLIKIYSTTIRIDQSILTGESVSVIKHTDAIPDPRAVNQDKKNILFSGTNVAAGKARGVVIGTGLNTAIGKIRTEMSETEEIKTPLQQKLDEFGEQLSKVISVICVAVWAINIGHFNDPAHGGSWIKGAVYYFKIAVALAVAAIPEGLPAVITTCLALGTRRMAKKNAIVRSLPSVETLGCTSVICSDKTGTLTTNQMSVSRMFIFEKIEGSDSSFLEFEITGSTYEPIGDVYLKGQKIKAAEFDTLHELGTICVMCNDSAIDFNEFKQAFEKVGEATETALIVLAEKMNPFNVPKTGLDRRSCAIVVRQEIETKWKKEFTLEFSRDRKSMSTYCTPLKPSRLGNGPKLFVKGAPEGVLDRCTHARVGTSKVPLNSTLKNRILDLTRQYGTGRDTLRCLALATADSPLKPEEMDLGDSTKFYTYEVNLTFVGVVGMLDPPRKEVFDSIVRCRAAGIRVIVITGDNKATAEAICRRIGVFTEDEDTTGKSFSGREFDDLPVSEQRAACAKARLFSRVEPAHKSKIVEFLQSMNEISAMTGDGVNDAPALKKAEIGIAMGSGTAVAKSAAEMVLADDNFSSIVAAVEEGRAIYNNMKQFIRYLISSNIGEVVSIFLTAALGLPEALIPVQLLWVNLVTDGLPATALGFNPPDLDIMDKPPRKADEGLISGWLFFRYMAIGGYVGAATVGAASWWFMYSPYGPQMTYWQLTHHLQCLSGGDEFKGIDCKIFTDPHPMTMALSVLVTIEMLNAMNSLSENQSLVTMPPWSNMWLVGSMALSFTLHFVILYVEVLSAVFQVTPLSVDEWVTVMKFSVPVVLLDEVLKFVARKISDANEVVIDKW from the exons gCAAAAGTATATGGCAGTTAGTCCTGGAACAATTCGATGAccttttagtaaagattttgcTGTTAGCCGCTATTATTTCATTC GTTTTAGCTTTATTTGAAGAACACGAAGACGCATTCTCCGCCTTCGTAGAGccttttgttattttacttattcTAATCGCTAACGCTGTAGTAGGAGTATGGCAGGAGAGAAATGCCGAATCCGCCATCGAAGCTTTAAAAGAATACGAACCCGAAATGGGTAAAGTAGTCAGAGGAGACAAATCCGGTGTACAGAAAATCCGAGCCAAAGAAATCGTACCCGGTGATGTCGTTGAGGTGTCAGTCGGTGACAAAATCCCCGCTGACATCCGTCTCATTAAGATTTACTCGACCACTATCCGTATTGATCAGTCCATTTTGACCGGAGAGTCTGTCTCCGTCATCAAGCACACTGATGCCATTCCCGACCCCCGCGCCGTCAACCAGGACAAAAAGAACATTCTCTTCTCCGGTACCAATGTCGCCGCTGGCAAAGCCCGTGGTGTGGTCATCGGCACTGGTCTCAACACTGCCATCGGTAAAATCCGTACAGAAATGTCCGAAACTGAGGAGATTAAGACACCCTTGCAGCAAAAACTGGACGAATTCGGTGAGCAGTTGTCTAAAGTCATCTCAGTTATCTGCGTTGCTGTATGGGCCATCAACATCGGTCACTTCAACGACCCCGCTCACGGCGGAAGCTGGATCAAGGGCGCCGTCTACTACTTCAAGATTGCCGTCGCTTTGGCTGTCGCCGCTATCCCCGAAGGTCTGCCCGCTGTCATCACCACTTGTCTCGCTCTCGGTACCAGGCGTATGGCTAAGAAGAACGCTATCGTAAGGTCACTGCCCTCTGTGGAGACCCTTGGTTGCACATCTGTCATCTGCTCAGACAAGACCGGTACTCTAACCACTAACCAGATGTCCGTTTCCCGTATGTTCATCTTTGAGAAGATCGAAGGTAGCGACAGCAGCTTCCTTGAATTCGAAATCACTGGATCCACCTACGAGCCTATTGGCGACGTTTACCTTAAGGGTCAGAAGATCAAGGCTGCTGAGTTCGACACTCTTCACGAATTGGGCACTATTTGCGTTATGTGCAATGACTCCGCTATTGACTTCAACGAATTCAAACAGGCTTTCGAAAAGGTTGGTGAAGCCACTGAGACCGCCCTTATTGTCCTCGCCGAGAAAATGAACCCCTTCAACGTCCCCAAGACTGGACTGGACCGCCGCTCTTGCGCTATTGTTGTTCGCCAAGAAATCGAAACTAAATGGAAGAAAGAGTTCACTCTTGAATTCTCCCGTGACAGGAAATCTATGTCCACTTACTGCACACCTCTTAAGCCTTCTCGTCTTGGCAATGGACCCAAACTGTTCGTTAAGGGTGCACCTGAAGGTGTACTTGATCGTTGCACACACGCACGTGTTGGAACTTCTAAGGTTCCTCTGAACTCTACCCTCAAGAACCGCATTCTGGACCTCACCCGCCAGTACGGTACTGGTCGCGACACACTCCGTTGCTTGGCCCTTGCTACCGCTGACAGCCCACTGAAGCCTGAGGAAATGGATCTCGGAGACTCTACCAAATTCTACACATATGAAGTCAACCTTACATTCGTTGGTGTAGTAGGCATGTTGGACCCCCCACGTAAAGAAGTATTCGACTCCATTGTCCGCTGCCGTGCTGCTGGTATCAGAGTTATCGTCATCACTGGTGACAACAAAGCCACCGCGGAAGCTATTTGCAG GCGTATTGGAGTATTCACTGAAGATGAAGACACCACTGGCAAATCTTTCTCTGGTCGTGAATTCGATGACTTGCCCGTATCTGAGCAGCGCGCTGCCTGTGCCAAGGCTCGCTTGTTCTCCCGTGTAGAGCCCGCCCACAAGTCCAAGATCGTTGAGTTCTTGCAGAGCATGAACGAAATCTCCGCTATG ACTGGTGATGGTGTGAACGACGCCCCCGCTCTTAAGAAGGCTGAAATCGGTATTGCTATGGGATCTGGTACCGCCGTCGCTAAGTCTGCCGCTGAGATGGTGTTGGCCGACGACAACTTCTCTTCCATCGTCGCCGCTGTTGAAGAAG GTCGTGCCATTTACAACAACATGAAGCAGTTCATCCGTTACTTGATCTCCTCCAACATTGGTGAAGTAGTCTCCATCTTCTTGACTGCTGCCCTGGGTCTCCCTGAAGCTCTGATCCCCGTACAACTGTTGTGGGTCAACCTTGTCACTGACGGTCTGCCCGCTACTGCCCTTGGTTTCAACCCACCTGATCTCGACATCATGGACAAACCACCCCGTAAGGCTGATGAGGGTCTGATCTCTGGATGGCTGTTCTTCAG GTACATGGCTATTGGTGGTTACGTCGGTGCTGCTACCGTCGGCGCTGCCTCATGGTGGTTCATGTACTCTCCTTACGGCCCACAAATGACCTACTGGCAACTTACCCACCACTTACAGTGCCTCAGTGGAGGTGATGAGTTCAAG GGCATCGACTGCAAAATCTTCACTGACCCTCACCCTATGACCATGGCCTTGTCCGTATTAGTAACAATTGAAATGTTGAACGCCATGAACAGTTTGTCTGAGAACCAGTCGCTCGTGACCATGCCACCCTGGTCCAACATGTGGCTGGTGGGCTCCATGGCTCTCTCCTTCACCCTTCATTTCGTCATCTTGTACGTCGAGGTGCTGTCG GCCGTGTTCCAAGTGACGCCGCTGTCCGTCGACGAGTGGGTGACGGTGATGAAGTTCTCAGTGCCCGTGGTGCTGCTGGACGAGGTTCTGAAGTTCGTGGCGCGCAAGATCTCCGACG CGAACGAGGTGGTCATTGACAAGTGGTAA